From a single Fusarium fujikuroi IMI 58289 draft genome, chromosome FFUJ_chr03 genomic region:
- a CDS encoding related to alpha/beta hydrolase has translation MLSLRRIATTAIPVVGRQGLRAAAPRTRFYSQAVGPLVYDLHEPSQPKYDKRNSPILFLHGLFGSKKNNRAISKWVYLSSGIALARDLGRYVYALDLRNHGESPHSNKHDYSAMAQDVAEFIEGHGLKETTLIGHSISRGAKTSMALALRSPELVADIVSVDNAPVDVSLSRDFPKYVRAMKKIQEAGVTRQAEADKILSEYEESLPIRQFLLGNMYLPEGEKVRKFRIPLDTLGKALDNLGDFPYKNPNEVRFVKPALFVRGTQSKYVPDDVLPLIGQFFPKFRLVDIDAGHWLISEQPEAFRQDRDTLNIRIHAHNIEHLGVEL, from the exons ATGTTGTCTTTACGAAGGATAGCTACGACGGCAATCCCGGTGGTTGGGCGCCAGGGCCTACGGGCTGCAGCTCCAAGAACGAGATTTTACTCTCAAGCTGTTGGGCCATTGGTTTACGATTTGCATGAACCCTCACAACCAAAATATGACAAGAGGAACTCTCCAATTTTGTTCCTCCACGGACTTTTCGGATCAAAGAAGAATAACCGAGCCATTAGCAAGTGGgtttatctttcttctggtAT AGCTTTGGCCCGAGACTTAGGAAGATATGTATATGCTTTA GATCTCAGAAACCATGGCGAGTCACCTCACAGCAACAAACATGATTATAGTGCCATGGCCCAGGACGTAGCTGAATTCATCGAGGGGCATGGTTTGAAGGAAACAACTCTCATTGGACACTCAAT ATCCAGGGGAGCCAAAACCTCAATGGCCCTTGCACTGCGCTCTCCTGAACTTGTGGCCGACATCGTTTCCGTCGACAATGCCCCGGTGGACGTCTCACTCAGCAGAGACTTCCCCAAGTATGTCCGCGCTATGAAGAAGATCCAGGAAGCCGGTGTCACACGCCAGGCCGAAGCCGACAAGATCCTCAGCGAGTATGAGGAGTCTCTTCCCATTCGACAATTTCTTCTCGGCAACATGTACCTCCCTGAGGGCGAAAAGGTGCGCAAGTTCCGCATCCCTCTCGACACCCTTGGTAAGGCACTGGACAACCTCGGAGATTTTCCTTACAAGAACCCCAATGAGGTCCGATTTGTGAAACCGGCTCTGTTCGTTCGAGGTACCCAGAGCAAGTACGTCCCCGACGACGTGCTACCTCTGATTGGCCAATTCTTCCCCAAGTTTCGacttgttgatatcgatgctGGTCACTGGCTCATTTCAGAGCAACCTGAGGCGTTCAGACAAG ATAGAGATACACTGAATATTAGAATTCATGCACACAATATTGAGCACCTTGGAGTGGAACTGTAA